A part of Kwoniella dejecticola CBS 10117 chromosome 5, complete sequence genomic DNA contains:
- a CDS encoding ribosomal protein S18, translated as MVRPPLSVRMLHTSLPHRAPSARDSIASALSSSSSSSGSTSTADAARKMLDSLTSRVRTEADEKRRPFRANSYAPPHSFTQTSLYPEPRPYARAPLLGPPKKIASKIDPFFSSKTSPMDHDLNPLFALSFVNPMGKIKSRADTGLTWKSQKKVGKLVRRARSMGLISRWSNQTVAGGLATGMGRIGGRY; from the exons ATGGTCCGACCTCCTCTCTCCGTGCGGATGCTGCATACCTCCCTCCCGCACAGAGCACCTTCAGCCAGAGACTCCATCGCTTCGgctctctcttcgtcttcctcttcatccggcTCCACGTCAACCGCAGATGCAGCCCGGAAGATGCTCGATTCGTTGACTAGCAGAGTCAGGACTGAGGCAGACGAGAAACGACGACCTTTCCGAGCCAATTCT TACGCGCCACCTCACTCTTTCACGCAAACTTCATTATACCCAGAACCCCGTCCATACGCCCGAGCACCCCTCCTCGGCCCGCCTAAGAAAATAGCCAGCAAGATCGACCCGTTCTTCAGCAGCAAGACCTCGCCGATGGACCATGATCTGAACCCGCTCTTCGCGCTGAGCTTCGTCAATCCCATGGGCAAGATCAAGAGCCGGGCAGATACGGGCTTGACCTGGAAATCGCAGAAGAAAGTGGGCAAGTTGGTCAGGCGAGCAAGGAGTATGGGGTTGATAAGTCGTTGGTCGAATCAGACGGTTGCGGGCGGTTTGGCGACTGGTATGGGTAGGATCGGGGGTCGGTATTAG